The sequence below is a genomic window from Variovorax paradoxus B4.
GATGATCGGCCGCACTTCGACGCCGGGCGAGCGCATGTCGATCAGCAGGAAGCTGATGCCTTCCTGCTTCTTCGCCTCGCGGTTGGTGCGCACCAGGCAGAAGATCATGTTGGCGTGCTGGCCCAGCGTGGTCCAGGTCTTCTGGCCGTTCACGATGTAGTGGTCGCCCTGCGCGTCGATGCCGCGCACGGCCGAGGTCTTCACCGCGGCCAGGTCGGAGCCCGCGCCGGGTTCCGAATAGCCCTGGCACCACCAGTCGGCGCCGTTCAGGATGCGCGGCAGCCAGTGGCGCTTTTGCGCCTCGTTGCCGTACTTGATGAGCACCGGCCCCAGCATGTTCACGCCGAAGGGCACGATGCGCGGCGCGAAGGCCAGCGCGCATTCGTGTTCGAAGATGAACTTCTCCACCGCCGTCCAGCCCGGGCCGCCGTACTGCTCGGGCCAGTGGTTGGCGAGCCAGCCGCGCTCGTTGAGGATGGCGTGCCATTCCTCCATGTCGGCCTTGGCGAGGATCTTGCCGCCGCTGACCTTCGCCGAGAGGCGCGCGGGCAGCTTGTCGGCGAGGAAGGCGCGCACTTCCGCGCGGAAGGCTTCTTCTTCGAGGGTGAAGTTCAGGTCCATGGCGTTCCAATCAGTTGGGGACAGAGCAAAAATTGCTGCGCAATTTCTTGGTCTGTCCCGCAAGGTTTTTTCAATAGATTTCGAACAGGCCCGCCGCGCCCATGCCGCCGGCAATGCACATCGTGACTACCGCGTACTTCGCGCCGCGGCGCTTGCCTTCGATCAGCACGTGGCCCGTGAGGCGCGCGCCGGTCATGCCGAAGGGGTGGCCGATGGAGATCGCGCCGCCGTTCACGTTGAGAAGCTCCGATGGAATGCCCAGCTTGTCCTGGCAATAGATCGACTGCGAGGCGAAGGCTTC
It includes:
- a CDS encoding acyl-CoA dehydrogenase family protein; protein product: MDLNFTLEEEAFRAEVRAFLADKLPARLSAKVSGGKILAKADMEEWHAILNERGWLANHWPEQYGGPGWTAVEKFIFEHECALAFAPRIVPFGVNMLGPVLIKYGNEAQKRHWLPRILNGADWWCQGYSEPGAGSDLAAVKTSAVRGIDAQGDHYIVNGQKTWTTLGQHANMIFCLVRTNREAKKQEGISFLLIDMRSPGVEVRPIITLDGEHEVNEVFFSDVRVPAENLVGEENKGWTCAKYLLTYERTNIAGVGFSVAALEQLKGIAAAQTKNGKPLAEDPAFAARMARVEIDLENMKTTNLRVIAAVAGGGVPGAESSMLKIRGTEIRQEISSLARRAMGVYGRPFVEEALHDGFDGETFGPPYASAAAARYFNNRKLSIFGGSNEIQKNIISKMILGL